TGCCGACGGTCGACTTGCCACAGCCGGATTCGCCGACCAGCGACAGCGTCTCGCCCTTGGCGATGTCGAAGGAAACGCCGTCGACCGCATAGACCTTGGCGGTGACGCCGCCGAAGAAGCCTCCGGTGATCGGGAAGTGCTTTTTCAGGTCGTTGACTTGAAGCAGGGGCTGGCTCATGCGGCGACGGCCTCTTTCTGCGCATGGTGGCAGGCGACGATGTGCCGTGCGGCCTTGGTTTCGAGACCGGGCGCGACCGCCCGGCAGAGATCGGTGACCTTCGGGCAGCGGCCGGCGAAGACGCAGCCCTGGATGCGCGTCTTCAGGCTCGGCACGAGGCCCGGGATCTCGGACAGCCGCGTGGCCGTACCTTCCACCGACGAGCCGAGCTTCGGCACCGCGCCGAGCAGGCCCTGGGTGTAGGGGTGGCGCGGATCGTTGAACAGCTCCTTGACCGGTGCCTCCTCGACCTTGCGCCCGGCATACATGACCATGACCCGCTCGGCGACCTCGGCGACGACACCGAGATCGTGGGTGATCAGCACGATGGCGGCGCCGACCCGGTGCTTGAGATCGCGCATCAGGTCGAGGATCTGCGCCTGGATGGTCACGTCGAGCGCGGTGGTCGGCTCGTCGGCGATCAGGAGCTTCGGATTGCAGGCGAGAGCGATGGCGATCATCACGCGCTGGCGCATGCCGCCGGAGAGCTGGTGCGGATATTCCCTCACGCGGCGGGCCGGTTCGGGAATGCCGACCAGGGTCAGCATTTCGATGGCGCGCCGTTCGGCCGCCGCCCTGTCGAGGCCCTGATGCAGGCGCAGCGTCTCGCCGATCTGCCGCCCGACGGTGAGGACCGGATTGAGCGAGGTCATCGGCTCCTGGAAGATCATCGAGATGTCGTTGCCGCGGATGCCGCGCATCTCCTTCTCGGACAGGGCCAGCAGGTCCTTGCCCTGGAAGCGGATCGAACCGGCAATGCGGCCGGGCGGCTCCGGGATGAGCCGCAGGAGCGACATCGAGGTGACCGACTTGCCGCAGCCGGATTCGCCGACGATCGCCAGGGTCTCGCCGGCATCGACATGGAACGACACGCCGTCGACCGCCCGGTTGATGCCGTCGGGCGTGCGGAAATGGGTCTGCAG
This portion of the bacterium YEK0313 genome encodes:
- the oppD_7 gene encoding Oligopeptide transport ATP-binding protein OppD is translated as MAHLLEVENLQTHFRTPDGINRAVDGVSFHVDAGETLAIVGESGCGKSVTSMSLLRLIPEPPGRIAGSIRFQGKDLLALSEKEMRGIRGNDISMIFQEPMTSLNPVLTVGRQIGETLRLHQGLDRAAAERRAIEMLTLVGIPEPARRVREYPHQLSGGMRQRVMIAIALACNPKLLIADEPTTALDVTIQAQILDLMRDLKHRVGAAIVLITHDLGVVAEVAERVMVMYAGRKVEEAPVKELFNDPRHPYTQGLLGAVPKLGSSVEGTATRLSEIPGLVPSLKTRIQGCVFAGRCPKVTDLCRAVAPGLETKAARHIVACHHAQKEAVAA